The following are encoded together in the Dyella terrae genome:
- a CDS encoding phenylacetate--CoA ligase family protein, with protein MSEWYERVFRRVLYPAYESGLRRRSTLSWLDTYERDQWYSPEALAALQFQRLKTLIEHCYREVPYYRRRWRELGILPEDIRSMDDYARLPVLTKADIRENFDDLQATSWRDRLLFKRTGGSTGEPLKLGYTHESYERRMAVMWRGYGWAGSRLGRRTLYLWAGAVGTPGRVHQFKDDVYNTLFARRMLNSFEMTESNLSTYADAIDRYRPAIIVGYVNPLNQLAKWIVETGRKMHRPDAVIGAAEALHPHQRDTIAKAFGCPVYNTYGCREFMLIASECAHHHGLHINADHLALELLDTDGSRVANGPGEVAITDLSNYGMPFIRYLNGDLATASTAYSCPCGRGLPLLERVEGRVLDAIRTPDGRILPGEFFLYMLKDVPGLTRFQLVQRELHRLELSIVRGDDFDDASIAYIRRETAKVLGNEVALDHRFVDDIPLTRSGKHRVTRSELTGA; from the coding sequence ATGAGTGAATGGTACGAACGGGTTTTCCGCCGTGTGCTCTACCCGGCCTATGAGAGCGGCCTGCGTCGCCGCAGCACGCTGTCCTGGCTGGATACCTATGAGCGCGACCAGTGGTACTCGCCGGAGGCCCTCGCGGCGCTGCAGTTCCAGCGCCTCAAGACACTGATCGAACATTGCTATCGCGAAGTGCCCTATTACCGCCGGCGCTGGCGCGAGCTGGGCATCCTCCCTGAAGACATCCGCAGCATGGACGACTATGCGCGGTTGCCGGTGCTGACCAAGGCCGACATTCGCGAGAACTTCGACGACTTACAAGCCACATCCTGGCGCGACCGTCTGCTGTTCAAGCGCACTGGCGGCTCCACCGGCGAGCCGCTCAAGCTGGGCTACACGCATGAAAGCTACGAACGCCGCATGGCTGTGATGTGGCGCGGCTACGGTTGGGCGGGATCGCGGCTGGGACGCCGCACGCTATACCTATGGGCGGGCGCGGTAGGCACCCCGGGCCGTGTGCACCAGTTCAAGGACGATGTCTACAACACGCTGTTCGCCCGCCGCATGCTCAACAGCTTCGAGATGACCGAATCGAACCTGTCCACCTATGCCGACGCCATCGATCGTTATCGACCGGCCATCATCGTCGGCTACGTGAACCCGCTGAACCAGCTCGCCAAATGGATAGTGGAGACCGGACGCAAGATGCATCGCCCCGACGCCGTGATCGGCGCAGCCGAGGCACTTCACCCCCACCAACGCGACACCATTGCCAAAGCCTTCGGTTGCCCGGTCTACAACACCTACGGCTGCCGCGAGTTCATGCTGATCGCCTCCGAATGCGCGCATCACCATGGCCTGCACATCAATGCCGACCATCTTGCGCTCGAACTGCTCGATACCGATGGCAGCCGCGTCGCCAATGGTCCCGGCGAAGTAGCGATCACCGACCTGTCCAACTACGGCATGCCGTTCATCCGCTACCTCAACGGCGACCTCGCCACCGCATCCACTGCTTACAGCTGCCCGTGCGGACGCGGCCTGCCTCTGCTGGAGCGGGTGGAAGGACGCGTGCTCGACGCCATCCGCACTCCGGATGGTCGCATCCTGCCGGGCGAATTCTTCCTGTACATGCTCAAGGATGTGCCGGGCCTCACGCGCTTCCAGTTGGTGCAACGGGAGCTCCATCGACTGGAGCTGTCCATTGTGCGCGGCGACGACTTCGACGACGCCTCCATCGCCTACATCCGACGCGAGACCGCCAAGGTGCTCGGCAACGAGGTGGCGCTGGACCATCGCTTCGTGGACGACATCCCGCTCACGCGCAGCGGCAAACACCGTGTCACGCGTTCGGAACTGACGGGAGCTTGA
- a CDS encoding glycosyltransferase: MNITHVVENLNRGGLERMVLDLVQRQQQQGHQCQVVCLYETGSLAHELDAAGIPVIACNKGRGIDLRALARARWAIDRHATDILHTHNAVAHYQAVLASCGLRVLRILNTRHGMGAGQRTGRKEWLYRRSLARTDIVVTVCEAARRNGISRGMLPQELTRVVPNGIAVERFRPASSPMREQLLQMLGLPDDAFLIGNVGRLNWTKDQAGLIRAFRQIHAQHPSAVLLLIGDGELRADLEQCAIEEGVRDAVHFLGDRNDVRDLLQGLDLFVLSSASEGYSMALLEACAVALPIVATDVGGNGEIIYSGRTGQLVPPGDPDALAEAMLSLLNQPHRASAYGHAARVWVEKHGSLEAMAARYERLYLDMECETCA; this comes from the coding sequence GTGAACATCACCCACGTGGTCGAAAACCTCAATCGCGGAGGCCTCGAGCGCATGGTGCTCGACCTGGTGCAGCGACAGCAGCAACAGGGACACCAGTGCCAGGTGGTCTGCCTGTACGAAACGGGTTCTCTCGCACACGAACTGGATGCCGCCGGCATTCCCGTCATCGCCTGCAACAAAGGGCGCGGCATCGACCTGCGCGCACTGGCGCGTGCGCGCTGGGCCATCGATCGCCACGCCACCGACATCCTGCATACGCACAACGCGGTGGCGCATTACCAGGCCGTGCTGGCCTCGTGCGGCCTGCGCGTGCTGCGCATCCTCAACACGCGCCACGGCATGGGTGCAGGACAACGCACCGGCCGCAAGGAGTGGCTATACCGGCGCTCACTGGCACGCACGGACATCGTAGTGACGGTGTGCGAAGCGGCGCGCCGCAACGGGATCTCACGCGGCATGCTTCCGCAGGAATTGACACGCGTCGTGCCCAACGGCATCGCGGTCGAACGTTTCCGGCCGGCGTCTAGCCCCATGCGCGAACAGTTACTGCAGATGCTTGGACTGCCGGATGACGCGTTCCTCATTGGCAACGTCGGCCGGCTCAACTGGACCAAAGACCAGGCCGGGTTGATCCGCGCGTTTCGGCAGATCCACGCACAGCATCCATCCGCGGTTCTTCTACTGATCGGCGACGGCGAACTACGCGCCGATCTGGAGCAATGCGCCATAGAGGAAGGCGTGCGTGATGCCGTGCATTTCCTTGGCGATCGCAACGATGTGCGTGACTTATTGCAGGGACTGGACCTCTTCGTGCTGTCCTCTGCCAGCGAGGGCTATTCGATGGCGCTATTGGAAGCCTGCGCCGTCGCCCTGCCCATCGTCGCCACCGACGTCGGCGGCAACGGCGAGATCATCTACAGCGGCCGCACCGGCCAACTAGTGCCGCCGGGCGATCCGGATGCGCTGGCGGAAGCCATGCTGTCGCTATTGAACCAGCCGCACCGCGCATCAGCCTACGGCCACGCGGCGCGCGTATGGGTGGAGAAGCACGGTTCGCTGGAAGCCATGGCGGCTCGCTACGAACGCCTGTACCTCGACATGGAGTGCGAGACATGCGCCTGA
- a CDS encoding glycosyltransferase family 4 protein, whose protein sequence is MRLKVLVLTNLFPSPWDPLRSPFNRQQFERLGREHEVDVLTAVDFRERFGRKPTAFRANNVNTDHFVFFYPPVIGRSMHAAFWLISLLSQKLRRLRRAQYDCMLLSWAYPDAAAASWVARHLGIPYVVKVHGTDLNVKATQPLLRPQIRHALRGAQGVVAVSQALADKVVELGVDPSRVHVIYNGVEPNLFHPGSLSEARAKLSLPQDERIILYVGNLKDTKGCLDLLEAFPRVLLTHPDANLLFIGAGPSREALLQRAAALGCQNRVRLVGAIEHFALGDWFRAADLLCLPSHNEGVPNVVLEAMACGTPVVATRVGGIPEVLPEHAGVLVDAHDRIGLEGALVDALGRSWDGGQIAAHAGRFRWDENIQRLGGILEAAAMSRTGQVKYLAP, encoded by the coding sequence ATGCGCCTGAAGGTGCTGGTACTCACCAATCTGTTCCCATCGCCCTGGGACCCATTGCGCAGCCCGTTCAACCGCCAACAGTTCGAGCGACTCGGCCGGGAACACGAGGTGGATGTGCTCACCGCCGTGGACTTCCGTGAACGCTTTGGCCGCAAACCCACGGCGTTCCGCGCTAACAACGTCAACACCGACCACTTCGTTTTCTTCTATCCACCGGTGATCGGCCGCTCAATGCACGCTGCCTTCTGGCTGATCTCGCTCTTGAGCCAGAAGCTGCGCCGCCTGCGGCGCGCACAGTACGACTGCATGCTGCTGAGCTGGGCGTACCCGGATGCCGCCGCGGCGAGCTGGGTCGCGCGCCACCTGGGCATCCCGTACGTGGTCAAGGTGCACGGCACCGATCTGAACGTCAAAGCCACGCAGCCACTACTGCGGCCACAGATCCGCCACGCATTGCGCGGTGCTCAGGGCGTAGTGGCAGTCAGCCAGGCGCTGGCTGACAAGGTGGTGGAACTAGGCGTCGATCCGTCGCGCGTACACGTGATCTACAACGGCGTCGAACCCAACCTGTTTCATCCCGGCTCGCTAAGCGAAGCCCGCGCAAAACTGTCACTGCCGCAGGATGAACGCATCATCCTCTACGTAGGCAACCTCAAGGACACCAAAGGCTGCCTCGACCTGCTCGAAGCCTTCCCCCGCGTACTGCTCACCCACCCCGATGCCAACCTGCTGTTCATCGGCGCCGGTCCCTCCCGCGAAGCACTACTGCAACGCGCCGCCGCCCTCGGCTGCCAGAACCGCGTGCGGCTGGTCGGCGCCATCGAACACTTCGCCCTGGGCGACTGGTTCCGCGCCGCCGACTTGCTATGCCTACCCAGCCACAACGAAGGCGTACCCAACGTCGTACTCGAAGCCATGGCCTGCGGCACACCCGTCGTCGCTACGCGCGTTGGGGGTATTCCCGAAGTGCTGCCCGAACATGCGGGCGTGCTGGTGGATGCGCATGATCGCATCGGGCTGGAAGGTGCGTTAGTCGACGCGCTGGGCAGGTCGTGGGATGGCGGACAGATTGCGGCGCATGCGGGTCGGTTTCGGTGGGATGAGAATATCCAGCGGTTGGGTGGGATTCTTGAGGCGGCGGCGATGAGTCGTACGGGGCAGGTGAAGTATTTGGCGCCATGA
- a CDS encoding NAD-dependent epimerase/dehydratase family protein — MSLIVDKRLRIGIVGAGYVARYHIEALKRLDEVEIVGVCDLDFDAANKLAQTYDIGWATSDLAELGKRRPNAIFILTPPSSHCALTLRALDMGCHVFVEKPMADSVAECDAMIAKAREKGLVLSVDHSDLFDPMIMRAKELVAAGACGDLVAVDVWRSSDYPPYGGGPLPGMVAQGSYPFRDLGVHGLYTMEAFLGEIARVDIRYRSTGRSTTLKFDEWQAFAECEQGTGRVMLSWNVRPMLNRIVVQGTRGVIEVDRFLQVCHVRRVLPGPKFIGIVMGAFVGALRDVFRIPWNVLRFATGSLRPSPGIQSGAESFARALLDGTAPPVSAEDGRRPIALMEAACRQADEERRQELEARIETLEPVDALVTGASGFLGRTLVNALRRKGQRVRVLVRRPDPRLAGIAQQVVLGDLGDPRIVDHAVQGARVVYHVGAAMGGGPREFEAGTVWGTRNVVDACLRHGTESLVYVSSMSVLDHAGRNPAEAIDETSTLEPHPDWRGSYTQTKLTAETYVRDAIRDRGLPAVVIRPGQIIGPGSEKVTPNGTLGIAGRWIAVGSPLQTLPLVYVDDVVDALLLAAQTPGAKGQVVHVVDPAIVTQGEYLERVRGKRGKDLKLMRWPTWWLLTLSVGVEGLGKVLRRNVPLTRYRVRSLRPLANFDQRVARDVLGWEPRVGLRRGMDVMFGGEVGVSSGVGEAVSDK, encoded by the coding sequence ATGAGCCTTATCGTCGACAAGCGCTTGCGTATCGGCATCGTCGGTGCCGGTTATGTCGCGCGTTATCACATTGAGGCGCTGAAGCGGCTCGACGAGGTCGAGATCGTGGGTGTCTGCGATCTGGATTTCGACGCAGCCAACAAGCTGGCGCAGACCTATGACATCGGCTGGGCCACGTCGGATCTGGCCGAACTGGGTAAGCGGCGACCGAACGCGATCTTCATCCTGACGCCGCCGTCCAGTCACTGCGCATTGACCTTGCGCGCGCTCGATATGGGTTGTCACGTGTTCGTCGAAAAGCCTATGGCCGATTCAGTGGCCGAGTGCGATGCGATGATCGCCAAGGCGCGTGAGAAGGGCCTCGTGCTGTCGGTCGATCATTCCGACCTGTTCGACCCCATGATCATGCGCGCAAAGGAGCTGGTTGCAGCCGGAGCTTGTGGCGATCTCGTCGCGGTGGACGTGTGGCGCAGCTCCGACTATCCGCCCTATGGCGGCGGTCCCTTGCCGGGAATGGTGGCGCAGGGCTCGTATCCGTTCCGCGACCTCGGCGTGCATGGCCTCTATACGATGGAGGCCTTCCTGGGCGAGATCGCTAGGGTGGATATCCGTTACCGCTCCACCGGTCGTTCGACCACGTTGAAGTTCGATGAGTGGCAGGCGTTCGCTGAATGCGAGCAAGGCACGGGTCGCGTGATGCTGTCGTGGAACGTGCGACCGATGCTCAACCGCATCGTGGTGCAAGGCACACGTGGCGTGATCGAAGTCGACCGTTTCCTGCAGGTCTGCCATGTACGTCGTGTGCTGCCGGGACCTAAATTCATCGGCATCGTCATGGGGGCATTCGTTGGCGCGTTGCGCGACGTGTTTCGCATCCCATGGAACGTATTGCGCTTCGCCACGGGAAGCTTGCGGCCGTCACCCGGCATCCAGTCCGGGGCTGAATCGTTTGCGCGCGCACTGCTCGACGGCACGGCGCCGCCGGTGAGTGCGGAAGATGGTCGACGCCCGATTGCCCTGATGGAAGCCGCTTGCCGCCAAGCCGATGAGGAACGCCGGCAGGAACTGGAAGCGCGCATCGAAACGCTGGAACCTGTGGATGCGCTGGTAACCGGTGCTTCGGGCTTTCTCGGCCGCACGCTGGTCAATGCCTTGCGCCGCAAAGGGCAGCGCGTCCGCGTGCTGGTGCGTCGCCCCGACCCACGGCTAGCTGGCATAGCGCAGCAGGTGGTGCTGGGTGACCTGGGTGATCCGCGCATCGTTGATCATGCGGTGCAAGGCGCGCGCGTGGTTTACCACGTAGGTGCCGCGATGGGTGGTGGCCCGCGCGAGTTCGAAGCCGGCACGGTGTGGGGCACGCGAAACGTCGTCGACGCATGCCTGCGTCACGGCACGGAATCCCTGGTCTACGTCAGCTCGATGAGCGTGCTTGATCACGCCGGGCGCAACCCGGCGGAGGCCATCGACGAGACATCGACGCTGGAGCCTCATCCGGATTGGCGTGGCAGCTACACGCAGACCAAATTGACGGCCGAAACCTACGTGCGTGATGCCATTCGCGATCGCGGCTTGCCGGCGGTGGTGATTCGCCCCGGACAGATCATTGGACCCGGTTCGGAAAAGGTCACACCCAACGGCACGCTGGGCATCGCCGGCCGATGGATCGCTGTGGGATCACCGTTGCAGACGTTGCCGCTGGTGTACGTGGATGACGTAGTCGATGCGTTGCTGCTAGCTGCGCAAACACCTGGCGCCAAAGGGCAGGTGGTGCATGTGGTGGATCCGGCCATCGTCACGCAGGGTGAGTACCTGGAGCGGGTGCGCGGCAAGCGTGGCAAGGATCTGAAGCTGATGCGCTGGCCGACCTGGTGGCTGCTCACTTTGTCGGTGGGCGTGGAGGGGTTGGGGAAGGTGTTGCGCAGGAATGTGCCGCTGACGCGTTATAGGGTGCGTTCGTTGCGGCCGTTGGCGAATTTTGATCAGCGGGTGGCGCGGGATGTGTTGGGGTGGGAGCCGAGGGTGGGGTTGAGGCGGGGGATGGATGTGATGTTTGGGGGTGAGGTGGGGGTGTCGTCGGGGGTGGGGGAGGCGGTGTCGGATAAGTAG
- a CDS encoding glycosyltransferase, translating to MLERYGVVYFGNDWFAENRTSSHHVAQRLAAHMPVLYVDSPGMRAPQASGRDLRRALRKLREALCAPQRVGDSLWRCTVPQLPFRRVPGVPLFNRLFSQWALRRAMRVLGGRQRISWFVTPHPGFLARQLGESLCVYYCIDDYAAHPGVDAEVIAASDLALTKAADLVFVAPPALVAAKQAQNPQTRFSPHGVDAKLFAQASDPATELPPAARGFVGPVVGYFGSIHEWIDVELIAWLAQRRPQWTFLLVGYAAIKVPDLDALPNVVLAGAQPYTSLPAWAKAFDVAIIPYRRNRQVENANPLKLREYLATGKPVVAVGNPEIARFASLVRIADGRDDFLAALDQAIADGPQHGAAERMASVADQTWDRRVEDVLREVATSLATADMTLADRRVTG from the coding sequence ATGTTAGAGCGCTACGGCGTCGTCTACTTCGGCAACGACTGGTTTGCCGAGAACCGCACGAGTAGCCATCACGTGGCCCAGCGGCTGGCCGCGCACATGCCCGTGCTCTACGTGGATTCACCGGGCATGCGTGCGCCGCAGGCGAGCGGGCGTGATCTGCGCCGCGCACTACGCAAGCTGCGTGAGGCGCTGTGCGCTCCACAGCGCGTGGGGGATAGTCTGTGGCGCTGCACCGTTCCGCAGTTGCCGTTTCGCCGCGTGCCGGGCGTGCCTTTGTTCAATCGTCTGTTCAGCCAGTGGGCGCTTCGGCGCGCTATGCGGGTGCTCGGCGGGCGCCAGCGCATATCGTGGTTCGTCACACCGCACCCAGGGTTTCTTGCGCGCCAGCTGGGTGAAAGCCTTTGCGTGTATTACTGCATCGATGATTACGCCGCGCATCCCGGCGTGGATGCGGAGGTGATCGCCGCCAGCGACCTGGCGCTCACCAAAGCCGCCGACCTTGTCTTCGTCGCGCCGCCCGCGCTGGTGGCGGCCAAGCAGGCGCAGAATCCACAGACGCGTTTTTCGCCCCACGGCGTGGATGCCAAGCTGTTCGCTCAGGCGTCCGACCCGGCCACCGAACTGCCGCCGGCGGCGCGGGGTTTCGTGGGCCCTGTGGTGGGCTATTTTGGCTCGATCCATGAATGGATCGACGTGGAACTCATCGCGTGGCTGGCGCAACGACGACCGCAGTGGACCTTCCTGCTGGTGGGCTACGCGGCGATCAAGGTGCCTGATCTGGATGCATTGCCGAACGTAGTGCTGGCCGGTGCGCAGCCCTACACAAGCCTGCCGGCATGGGCCAAGGCATTCGACGTCGCCATCATTCCGTATCGCCGTAACCGGCAGGTGGAAAACGCCAACCCGCTCAAGCTGCGCGAGTACCTCGCCACGGGAAAGCCCGTGGTCGCCGTTGGCAATCCGGAGATTGCACGTTTCGCTTCGCTGGTGCGCATTGCGGATGGTCGCGATGACTTCCTCGCCGCGCTCGATCAGGCCATTGCCGATGGACCGCAACACGGTGCCGCCGAACGCATGGCGTCGGTGGCGGACCAGACCTGGGACCGCCGGGTGGAGGACGTGCTGCGCGAAGTCGCCACGTCGCTCGCCACGGCGGACATGACTCTTGCCGATCGTCGGGTGACAGGATGA
- a CDS encoding polysaccharide deacetylase family protein yields the protein MTLRPKKMQLLQYLPRGVVSTCAPKEEKALYLTFDDGPHPDHTPALLELLGQHGAKATFFLIGREAERYPQLVERIVEEGHVLGNHSYSHPMFDALTHTEQWVEVERTDEVLSSFDGRSHHGFRPPRGVFSLLLTLRFALNRRKLAYWSYDTLDYQGREPDELANRLRAQPPRAGDVMLMHDDSDCSLRMLELLLPEWKQHGFTFRALPA from the coding sequence ATGACGCTCCGACCGAAAAAGATGCAGTTGCTGCAATACCTGCCGCGTGGGGTGGTATCGACGTGCGCGCCGAAAGAAGAAAAAGCGTTATACCTCACGTTCGATGACGGCCCGCATCCCGACCACACGCCTGCCCTGCTCGAACTACTCGGCCAGCATGGTGCCAAGGCGACGTTCTTCCTGATCGGCCGCGAGGCGGAACGCTATCCGCAACTTGTGGAACGCATCGTCGAAGAGGGACACGTGCTGGGTAATCACTCCTATAGCCACCCCATGTTCGATGCGCTCACGCACACCGAGCAGTGGGTGGAAGTCGAACGCACCGATGAGGTGCTGTCCAGTTTCGACGGGCGCAGCCATCACGGTTTTCGGCCGCCGCGTGGCGTGTTTTCCCTGCTGCTGACGCTGCGCTTTGCGCTCAATCGGCGCAAGCTCGCATACTGGTCCTACGACACGTTGGACTACCAGGGACGGGAACCCGATGAGCTGGCCAATCGCCTGCGCGCGCAACCGCCTCGCGCTGGTGACGTGATGCTGATGCATGACGACAGCGACTGCTCGTTACGGATGCTCGAGTTGCTGCTGCCGGAGTGGAAGCAGCACGGTTTCACCTTTCGCGCGTTGCCGGCGTGA
- a CDS encoding methyltransferase domain-containing protein produces the protein MHWRAKGVLQKLLGHMPGGEQAHYALQRRFGGLRGFTREFDIKMDDWRLMAGHLREAGLPIAGARLFEIGSGWYPTFPFACYLGGAKRIITVDLNRHIKLDLVLDCADNLARHTALIAEACGVPEADVQRRQQHLADHLRKGNDIGTATDGVVVYQAPADASSTALPAHELDCVFSNSVLEHVVPTAVDGIFREAMRILAPGGVMFHSVNCGDHYAYVDRTINQLHYLQYSDRQWRRWDNAFLYQNRMRAYEFVDRALAAGFDIVLNTECARENRMAELASMHVHPQFAHIPPERLCVTSIDFIGRKQPRDATP, from the coding sequence ATGCATTGGCGAGCCAAAGGCGTACTGCAGAAGCTGCTGGGACACATGCCCGGTGGCGAGCAAGCGCACTACGCGCTCCAGCGCCGCTTCGGCGGACTGCGCGGATTCACCCGCGAGTTCGACATCAAGATGGACGACTGGCGACTGATGGCGGGCCACCTGCGTGAAGCTGGCCTGCCCATCGCCGGCGCACGCCTGTTCGAGATCGGCAGCGGCTGGTATCCCACGTTTCCCTTCGCCTGCTATCTCGGCGGCGCGAAGCGAATCATCACCGTGGATCTGAACCGCCATATCAAGCTTGATCTGGTGCTCGACTGCGCCGACAACCTCGCCCGTCACACCGCGCTGATCGCCGAGGCCTGCGGCGTGCCAGAGGCCGACGTACAGCGACGCCAGCAGCACCTGGCCGACCATTTGCGTAAGGGCAACGACATCGGCACCGCCACCGATGGCGTAGTCGTTTACCAGGCACCCGCGGATGCATCGAGCACGGCCCTACCTGCGCATGAACTCGACTGCGTGTTCTCCAACAGCGTGCTCGAACACGTAGTGCCGACGGCGGTGGATGGCATTTTCCGCGAAGCAATGCGCATCCTTGCGCCCGGTGGCGTGATGTTCCATTCAGTCAATTGTGGTGACCACTACGCCTACGTCGACCGCACAATCAACCAGCTCCATTACCTGCAGTACTCAGATCGCCAATGGCGACGCTGGGACAACGCCTTCCTCTACCAGAACCGCATGCGCGCCTATGAATTCGTCGACCGCGCGCTCGCTGCTGGCTTCGACATTGTCCTGAACACCGAATGCGCCCGGGAAAACCGTATGGCCGAACTGGCTTCGATGCACGTGCATCCCCAGTTCGCACACATTCCCCCGGAACGCCTGTGCGTTACCTCCATCGACTTCATCGGCCGCAAGCAGCCACGGGATGCCACACCATGA
- a CDS encoding glycosyltransferase family 2 protein, whose protein sequence is MPAYNAAKYIRGAVVSVLSQTYPSWELVIVDDCSTDETPPPARRPGRCRRTHSRHPCPH, encoded by the coding sequence ATGCCCGCTTACAACGCCGCCAAATACATCCGCGGCGCGGTGGTTTCCGTGCTATCGCAAACCTACCCATCGTGGGAACTGGTGATCGTGGACGACTGCTCCACCGACGAAACCCCCCCACCTGCTCGACGCCCTGGCCGATGCCGACGAACGCATTCGCGTCATCCATGCCCGCACTAA
- a CDS encoding glycosyltransferase family 2 protein — MLDALADADERIRVIHARTNGGVAAARNTAIHAALGSHIAFLDSDDGWHPRKLEWQMEHMEETRSRVCYTCYDRITEDGHLLSRVRPPASVDYAQMLRSNRIGNLTGLYDRALGDAAFPAVGHEDYVFWLEMVRRAGHATCVPGDQPLAYYRVREDSVSADKWRAACWQWRIYRDFARLGWLSSSSHMCHYAWEAVRKRMA; from the coding sequence CTGCTCGACGCCCTGGCCGATGCCGACGAACGCATTCGCGTCATCCATGCCCGCACTAACGGTGGTGTGGCTGCCGCCCGCAACACTGCCATCCATGCCGCACTAGGCAGCCATATTGCCTTCCTCGACAGTGACGACGGCTGGCATCCGCGCAAGCTGGAGTGGCAGATGGAACACATGGAGGAAACGCGCTCACGCGTCTGCTACACCTGCTACGACCGCATCACCGAGGATGGCCACCTGCTCTCGCGGGTACGCCCACCGGCATCCGTCGATTACGCACAGATGCTGCGGAGCAACCGCATCGGCAACCTCACCGGCCTCTACGACCGCGCCCTGGGTGATGCTGCCTTTCCTGCCGTGGGGCACGAGGACTATGTGTTCTGGTTGGAAATGGTGCGGCGCGCTGGACACGCCACGTGCGTCCCTGGCGACCAACCGCTGGCGTATTACCGCGTGCGCGAGGATTCGGTCTCAGCCGACAAGTGGCGCGCGGCGTGTTGGCAGTGGCGGATTTATCGAGATTTTGCGCGGCTCGGATGGTTGTCGTCGTCGTCGCATATGTGTCATTACGCGTGGGAGGCGGTGCGGAAGCGGATGGCGTAG